A single region of the Marinobacter salinisoli genome encodes:
- a CDS encoding Glu/Leu/Phe/Val family dehydrogenase gives MNVFSHPEFDNHEHLSFFCDPETGLKAIVAVHNTSRGPALGGCRMFPYASDEEALRDVLRLSRGMTYKSALANLDLGGGKSVIIGDPRKHKTEALLEAMGKHLDGLGGQYIAAEDSGTSVSDLKIMGRHTRHVAGIVERTGIDGRPCNGDPSPATAYGTFIGLQAAVKHQLRTDSLKGLKVAIQGIGNVGFRLAKHLADAGAQLWVYDIHEDNMKRAVDELGAKPAAAEDILTLPVDVIAPCAMGAVLNDSTIPEIKASVIAGAANNLLERPDHDQALKDRGILYAPDFAINAGGIIDVFYERTSGSAEKSRAHVETIADTLAEIFRRSDDSGRPTGVIANELAEERFKKHVAHVSTLPERLARAV, from the coding sequence ATGAACGTATTCAGCCATCCCGAATTCGACAACCACGAGCATCTGTCCTTTTTCTGCGATCCGGAAACCGGACTGAAAGCCATTGTTGCCGTTCACAACACCTCTCGCGGCCCCGCCCTCGGCGGCTGCCGGATGTTCCCCTATGCCTCGGACGAAGAAGCGCTGCGTGATGTGCTGCGCCTGTCCAGGGGCATGACCTACAAATCCGCCCTGGCCAACCTGGATCTGGGCGGCGGTAAGTCGGTGATCATCGGTGACCCGCGCAAGCACAAGACCGAAGCACTGCTGGAAGCCATGGGCAAGCATCTTGACGGTCTCGGTGGCCAGTACATTGCCGCTGAAGATTCCGGCACCAGTGTCTCTGACCTGAAAATCATGGGCCGTCATACCCGGCACGTTGCCGGCATCGTTGAGCGCACCGGTATTGATGGCCGTCCTTGTAATGGCGACCCGTCCCCGGCCACCGCCTACGGCACTTTCATCGGCCTGCAAGCGGCGGTGAAGCACCAGCTTCGCACCGACAGCCTGAAGGGCCTGAAAGTCGCCATCCAGGGCATTGGCAACGTGGGCTTCCGCCTGGCCAAGCACCTGGCGGACGCCGGCGCCCAGCTGTGGGTGTACGACATCCACGAGGACAACATGAAGCGCGCCGTGGACGAACTGGGGGCCAAGCCGGCCGCGGCCGAGGACATCCTGACCCTGCCGGTGGACGTCATTGCCCCCTGCGCCATGGGTGCCGTGTTGAACGACAGCACGATCCCTGAAATCAAAGCGTCTGTGATTGCCGGTGCCGCCAACAACCTGTTGGAGCGCCCGGACCATGACCAGGCCCTGAAAGACCGCGGCATTTTGTATGCCCCGGACTTCGCCATCAACGCTGGCGGCATCATCGATGTGTTCTACGAGCGCACCTCCGGCTCTGCCGAGAAATCCCGCGCCCACGTGGAAACCATCGCTGACACCCTGGCCGAGATCTTCCGTCGCTCCGACGACAGCGGCCGCCCCACTGGCGTGATCGCTAACGAGCTGGCCGAGGAGCGGTTCAAGAAGCACGTTGCCCATGTCAGCACCCTGCCCGAACGTTTGGCGCGCGCGGTCTGA
- a CDS encoding sodium-dependent transporter — protein sequence MSVSQSGSTTYTGAQEGASAKRGLWSSRLAFILAATGSAVGLGNIWKFPYITGEHGGGAFVLVYLLCIAVVGIPIMMGEVLIGRRGGRSPVNSIRLIAERDRLNPLWRMIGAVGVLAGFLILSFYSVIGGWAASYVGTAASGQLVGQSADAIGAIFSGLLSDPLTLLMWHTVFMALVMVVVARGVRSGLERAVSILMPGLFVLLLLVVGYAMTTGEFGRAAAFLFQPDFSKLTTSGVLVALGHAFFTLSLGMAVMMAYGSYLPKNVSIAKTSITVSVIDTGVALLAGLAIFPIVFANGLEPGAGPGLIFQTLPLAFGQMPMGSLFGTLFFVLLIFAAWTSGISLLEPIVEWLEEQKGMNRTVSTLGAGLVCWALGIASILSLNLWSDFAPLGSIAMFEGKTIFDLLDFFTANILLPLGGLLVAVFVGWVMSRQAVENELSLSEPMFRLWYTTVRYFTPVAVAVVFIYNLM from the coding sequence ATGTCCGTATCACAATCCGGCAGCACAACGTATACCGGAGCACAGGAAGGTGCCAGCGCCAAGCGTGGCCTCTGGTCCTCACGCCTGGCCTTTATCCTGGCCGCCACCGGTTCTGCGGTGGGCCTGGGTAATATCTGGAAGTTCCCCTACATCACCGGCGAACACGGCGGCGGCGCCTTTGTGCTGGTGTATCTGCTGTGTATTGCGGTGGTCGGTATCCCCATCATGATGGGTGAAGTGCTGATCGGCCGGCGCGGTGGTCGCAGTCCGGTCAACAGCATTCGTCTGATTGCCGAGCGCGACAGGCTCAACCCCCTTTGGCGCATGATTGGCGCCGTCGGCGTTCTGGCCGGCTTCCTGATCCTGTCTTTCTACTCTGTGATTGGCGGCTGGGCTGCCTCTTACGTGGGTACGGCAGCCAGCGGCCAGCTGGTGGGCCAGTCTGCCGATGCCATCGGTGCGATCTTCTCCGGCCTGCTGAGCGACCCGCTCACCCTGCTGATGTGGCATACCGTGTTCATGGCGCTGGTCATGGTGGTGGTAGCCCGCGGTGTTCGTTCTGGCCTTGAGCGTGCGGTCAGCATCCTGATGCCCGGCCTGTTCGTGCTGTTGCTGCTGGTTGTTGGTTACGCCATGACCACCGGCGAATTTGGCCGTGCGGCGGCGTTCCTGTTCCAGCCGGACTTCTCCAAGCTGACCACCTCCGGTGTGCTGGTTGCCCTGGGCCACGCCTTCTTCACCCTGAGCCTCGGTATGGCGGTGATGATGGCCTACGGTTCCTACCTGCCGAAGAACGTGTCCATCGCCAAGACCTCCATCACCGTGTCTGTCATCGACACCGGTGTGGCCCTGCTGGCTGGCCTGGCGATCTTCCCGATCGTGTTCGCTAACGGCCTCGAGCCGGGTGCAGGTCCTGGCCTGATCTTCCAGACCCTGCCGCTGGCCTTCGGTCAGATGCCCATGGGCAGCCTGTTCGGCACCCTGTTCTTCGTCCTACTGATTTTCGCGGCCTGGACATCCGGCATCTCCCTGCTGGAGCCCATCGTTGAGTGGCTGGAAGAGCAGAAGGGCATGAACCGCACCGTGAGCACCCTGGGTGCGGGCCTGGTGTGCTGGGCGCTGGGTATTGCCTCGATCCTGTCGCTGAACCTGTGGTCCGACTTCGCACCGCTGGGCAGCATCGCCATGTTCGAAGGCAAGACCATCTTCGACCTGCTCGACTTCTTCACCGCCAACATCCTGCTGCCGCTGGGTGGCCTGCTGGTGGCTGTGTTCGTCGGCTGGGTGATGTCCCGCCAGGCGGTCGAGAACGAGCTGTCGCTGTCCGAGCCGATGTTCCGCCTGTGGTACACCACCGTGCGGTACTTCACGCCGGTTGCGGTTGCTGTGGTGTTCATCTACAACCTGATGTAA
- a CDS encoding PEP-CTERM sorting domain-containing protein: MKKIVAGIGALLLTLSFSTNAGLIYDEATDGDIGTGLSGMSIWRLEEGALSILGTANVGDIDEIGIIVKEGFELISGTFQAWFSGSGNGNYNSDGAQTLAGDLFQGEIKNGETFVEIAPFKIHRFRTSGFYADADVTYRYDFNVKAVPEPSTLALLALGVAGLASRRARKIAKG; this comes from the coding sequence ATGAAAAAAATAGTTGCAGGGATTGGCGCTCTATTACTCACTCTGTCCTTCTCTACTAATGCCGGCCTTATTTACGACGAAGCTACTGATGGCGACATTGGAACTGGTCTGTCCGGTATGTCGATTTGGCGCCTCGAAGAAGGAGCCCTATCTATTCTGGGTACTGCTAACGTAGGAGATATCGACGAGATAGGCATTATCGTGAAGGAGGGTTTTGAGCTCATTTCAGGCACGTTCCAGGCTTGGTTCAGTGGCAGTGGCAATGGCAATTACAACAGCGACGGTGCCCAGACATTAGCTGGCGACCTTTTCCAGGGCGAAATCAAGAACGGCGAAACCTTTGTTGAGATCGCTCCATTCAAAATACACCGTTTCCGCACCAGCGGCTTCTATGCAGATGCAGACGTCACCTATCGCTACGACTTCAACGTCAAGGCTGTTCCCGAGCCGTCCACCCTCGCACTCCTCGCGCTGGGTGTCGCAGGCCTGGCTTCCCGCCGCGCCAGAAAAATCGCTAAAGGGTAA